A window from Bacillota bacterium encodes these proteins:
- a CDS encoding TIGR03960 family B12-binding radical SAM protein — protein MQINSELLDEILSEVERPIRYVDGEWNAVHKRLDDVAVRVLLAFPDTYEVGMSHLGLKILYYILNQRDDTACERAFMPWVDMHAAMKARGVPLYSLESHVPASEFDIVGFSLQYELSYTNVLAMLDLAGIPARASARGERDPLVIAGGPCAYNPEPVAPFFDAVLLGEGEEAVGEIVDEYKRSKREGLSRRATLEALARVPGVYVPSLYDVEYRADGKIARIVPTSPAAAYPVRKRVVKDLGAVPFPDKFVVPFAEVIHDRIMLEVFRGCTHGCRFCQAGMVYRPVRERDLDDLCELAGRLVTNTGYEEISLMSLSSADYSRIRELVSSLLERYSGSGVAVSLPSLRVDSFSVDLAKEVERGRKSGLTFAPEAGTQRLRDVINKGVTRDDLIDAARAAFAAGWQNLKLYFMIGLPTETDEDLAGIVDLAKEVLACGREELRRAGAARSPQVTVSVSSFVPKAHTPFQWHPQCPMEELEAKQAYLKRHLRGKGLKLAWHDVRASFLEAVFSRGDRRLAPVLEEAVALGCRFDAWHEELRFEKWQEAFARSCVDPRFYANTHWAYDDVLPWDHLTAGVTKEYLVSESKRAAEGVATPDCRLGRCVKCGVCPELRVAPRILARPVEGVS, from the coding sequence ATGCAGATAAACTCGGAGCTGTTGGACGAGATCCTCTCAGAGGTGGAAAGGCCCATCCGTTACGTGGACGGTGAGTGGAATGCCGTGCATAAACGCCTCGACGACGTGGCCGTCAGGGTTTTGTTGGCTTTTCCCGACACGTATGAGGTTGGCATGTCCCACCTGGGCCTCAAGATCCTCTACTATATACTGAACCAACGGGACGACACCGCTTGCGAGAGAGCGTTCATGCCGTGGGTGGACATGCACGCCGCGATGAAGGCCAGGGGCGTTCCGTTGTACTCCCTCGAGTCGCATGTGCCCGCCAGTGAGTTCGACATCGTAGGCTTTAGCCTGCAGTACGAGCTATCGTACACTAATGTCCTTGCGATGCTGGACCTCGCGGGAATTCCGGCCCGTGCAAGCGCCAGGGGGGAGCGAGATCCCCTCGTTATCGCCGGAGGCCCGTGCGCGTACAACCCTGAGCCTGTGGCGCCGTTTTTCGACGCCGTCCTGCTCGGGGAGGGCGAGGAGGCCGTGGGCGAGATCGTCGACGAGTACAAGCGCAGCAAGAGAGAGGGGCTTTCGAGGCGGGCAACTTTGGAAGCCCTCGCGCGGGTTCCCGGCGTTTACGTGCCTTCTCTCTACGACGTTGAGTACCGGGCGGACGGCAAGATCGCGAGGATAGTCCCGACGAGCCCGGCCGCAGCCTACCCCGTGCGGAAGAGAGTCGTGAAAGACCTCGGCGCCGTGCCGTTTCCGGACAAGTTCGTCGTGCCTTTCGCCGAGGTGATCCACGACCGCATCATGCTCGAAGTCTTTCGTGGGTGCACCCACGGGTGCAGGTTCTGCCAAGCGGGCATGGTGTACCGGCCTGTGAGGGAGAGAGACCTCGACGACCTTTGCGAGCTCGCGGGGCGACTCGTCACGAACACGGGCTACGAGGAGATATCGCTGATGTCGCTCTCCAGCGCGGATTACTCGCGCATTCGCGAGCTTGTGTCAAGTCTCCTGGAACGCTATTCCGGGTCGGGCGTTGCAGTTTCGCTCCCGTCGCTTCGGGTTGATTCGTTTTCCGTCGATCTCGCAAAGGAGGTGGAGAGAGGAAGGAAGAGCGGGCTGACTTTCGCTCCCGAGGCGGGGACGCAGAGGCTCAGGGACGTTATAAACAAGGGCGTGACCCGCGATGACCTGATTGATGCGGCAAGGGCAGCCTTCGCGGCAGGGTGGCAAAACCTGAAGCTCTATTTCATGATTGGGTTGCCGACTGAGACCGATGAGGACCTGGCGGGCATCGTCGATCTTGCCAAGGAGGTCTTGGCGTGCGGCAGGGAGGAGCTCAGGCGTGCGGGCGCAGCGCGCTCGCCCCAGGTTACCGTGAGCGTGTCATCATTTGTCCCGAAAGCCCACACGCCGTTTCAGTGGCACCCTCAGTGTCCAATGGAGGAGCTTGAGGCGAAGCAGGCTTACCTCAAGCGGCACCTTCGTGGGAAAGGTCTCAAGCTTGCGTGGCACGACGTCAGGGCGAGTTTCCTAGAGGCCGTGTTCTCAAGAGGTGACAGGCGGCTCGCACCTGTCCTTGAGGAGGCGGTCGCGCTCGGGTGCAGGTTTGACGCTTGGCACGAGGAACTCCGTTTCGAGAAGTGGCAGGAGGCCTTCGCGAGGTCTTGTGTGGACCCGAGGTTTTACGCGAACACGCATTGGGCATACGACGACGTGTTGCCGTGGGATCATCTCACCGCAGGTGTGACAAAAGAGTACCTCGTGTCGGAGTCCAAGAGAGCGGCTGAGGGCGTCGCAACCCCCGATTGCCGGCTCGGGAGGTGCGTGAAGTGCGGGGTTTGTCCCGAACTCAGGGTTGCCCCGCGCATCCTCGCGCGGCCTGTTGAGGGGGTGTCTTAG
- a CDS encoding DUF2344 domain-containing protein: MSHLDFIRAVERAVRRAALPVALTEGFHPHPRMSFSPALPVGVESECELVDVELRERVGADEVKERLEPLLPDGLRLMWCMVLPFGEPPLSSVIRAASYEMVFECGDGIASQDAVEAAIEGFVRADSVRVIRTTPKGTKEVNIRPLVYALGVDQRDGAAHVRMLAAAGPAGHVRPDDVAREIARRAGLGRACARARIVRKDFYVERNGELVPFPRE, encoded by the coding sequence ATGTCACATCTTGACTTCATTCGCGCGGTCGAAAGGGCCGTCCGCAGGGCCGCTCTACCGGTGGCCCTCACAGAGGGGTTCCATCCACATCCGCGTATGTCTTTTTCGCCGGCGCTGCCGGTCGGGGTCGAGAGCGAGTGCGAGTTGGTGGATGTGGAGCTGCGCGAAAGGGTGGGCGCAGACGAGGTGAAGGAAAGGCTTGAACCCTTGCTGCCGGATGGGCTCCGCTTGATGTGGTGCATGGTGCTTCCTTTCGGAGAACCCCCTCTTAGCTCCGTGATCCGCGCGGCCTCCTACGAGATGGTTTTTGAGTGCGGCGACGGCATAGCGTCTCAGGATGCCGTCGAGGCCGCGATCGAGGGATTCGTCCGGGCGGACTCCGTTCGGGTCATCCGCACGACGCCCAAGGGCACAAAGGAGGTCAACATACGACCCTTGGTCTACGCTCTCGGCGTCGACCAGAGGGACGGAGCGGCGCATGTCCGGATGCTGGCGGCGGCCGGACCAGCGGGGCACGTCCGGCCCGACGACGTGGCGCGTGAGATAGCGCGCCGCGCAGGTCTCGGGCGCGCGTGCGCCCGGGCAAGGATAGTGCGAAAGGACTTTTATGTGGAGAGGAATGGGGAGCTCGTCCCATTCCCACGCGAATGA
- the rplU gene encoding 50S ribosomal protein L21 — translation MYAVVETGGKQYCVREGDTLRVEKLGQKPGETVEFDRILLVADDEGVVKIGTPVVPGAKVVAKVVSEGKSRKLLVFKYKAKKNYRRRYGHRQPFTEVCIQRILPEASAVGQDVSQSPSDGEEV, via the coding sequence ATGTATGCGGTAGTCGAGACCGGTGGCAAGCAATACTGCGTGCGCGAGGGCGATACCCTGCGCGTCGAGAAACTCGGCCAGAAACCTGGGGAGACCGTGGAGTTCGATCGTATCCTTTTGGTCGCCGACGACGAGGGCGTCGTCAAGATCGGAACCCCGGTTGTGCCGGGAGCGAAGGTCGTCGCCAAGGTCGTTTCCGAGGGGAAGTCTCGTAAGCTGTTGGTCTTCAAGTACAAGGCGAAGAAGAACTACAGAAGGCGCTACGGTCACAGGCAGCCATTCACAGAAGTCTGCATTCAACGCATCCTGCCCGAGGCCTCCGCGGTGGGTCAGGATGTCTCACAGAGCCCTTCTGATGGCGAGGAGGTGTGA
- a CDS encoding RNA-binding protein, with protein sequence MTKTLYVGNLPWAVTEEDLAEAFRAVADVKGSRVITDRETGRSRGFGFVEVEDEDVERVVAAMNGADIGGRQIIVNEARPRQPRY encoded by the coding sequence GTGACAAAGACCCTGTACGTGGGGAACTTGCCCTGGGCCGTGACAGAGGAGGACCTTGCCGAGGCGTTCAGGGCGGTGGCGGATGTCAAGGGCAGCAGAGTGATTACGGACAGAGAGACAGGGAGGTCAAGGGGTTTCGGCTTCGTAGAGGTCGAGGATGAGGATGTCGAGCGCGTGGTTGCGGCCATGAACGGTGCTGACATCGGCGGAAGACAGATCATCGTGAACGAGGCGAGGCCGCGTCAGCCAAGATACTGA
- a CDS encoding DNA internalization-related competence protein ComEC/Rec2, with translation MEQAAVIRCTLVLFGSGAVMMKAWGPTALLGPASLLVTAGILAWRDRRAARRPWQRFRGGAAPRPGSKNLALWAFVFLAGMVSMAMASWEREPDRIVRDLGRAARATFAGVIDGVPDETSDGRWRGVVRVRSVNGHPGASGAKLLLVVNCNEDLRARLLPGAVVEVSGRFYPPQPPANPGERDTRTALACKGVSGTLYVASSREVSVRPGRRFGAATVAADVRRRMIAVTRATLPQPQAELLSAMLFGSAPEGMQVEAQATGTAHLFSVSGLHVGLVAAVLWGILAILGVRGRVALICAVGGGWLYAVACGMRPSAVRAALMLSCAGAAALRKRRPSARGALYLSGLVMAGRNPFVIFDPGAQMSFASVLGILQLSPRFRRMFARLPGWLADTVAASLAAQVGVAPLVAWYFGRVSLIGIIANVPCVALAGVAVVAGFVAALVGTVCLPVAVVLNAGNSLVLLALERLIQTLGRVPFASLPVAQPPLWAVLCLYLSMFVADGPRRLRRAVALRRRHLVVLGLATAAVLMWVAVLRPGALEIVFLSVGQGDSSFIRTPAGRTMLVDAGGSLAPTGRDPGADTVVPYLERRGVRRLDVVVATHPHQDHIGGLFEVLRRLDVGVLLRPRLPEGLRPELDVRLADAAQARSVPVVEVAQGGRVDLGDGVTIDILCPSRLSPGTAVQDLNDLSVVMMMRFANTRVLLTGDAGPEVLSALVEASWDLDADILKVPHHGASAACPPLFLRAVSPSWAVISVGPNDFGHPARDTLQLLSGGAVTTLRTDINGAVTARVCGRRLRVIPMRR, from the coding sequence GTGGAGCAAGCTGCGGTCATCCGGTGTACGCTCGTTCTATTCGGTTCCGGTGCGGTGATGATGAAGGCATGGGGGCCGACTGCCCTCCTCGGCCCGGCATCCCTGCTGGTAACGGCCGGAATCTTAGCTTGGCGTGACCGACGGGCCGCACGAAGACCGTGGCAGCGATTCCGGGGCGGTGCAGCGCCGCGTCCTGGCTCCAAGAACCTTGCGTTGTGGGCCTTTGTGTTTCTGGCTGGAATGGTATCCATGGCGATGGCCTCGTGGGAACGGGAGCCTGACCGCATTGTGCGCGACCTCGGCCGCGCTGCGAGGGCGACCTTTGCGGGCGTCATCGACGGAGTCCCCGACGAGACGTCGGACGGGCGATGGCGCGGCGTGGTCAGGGTTCGGTCGGTAAACGGTCATCCGGGAGCCTCCGGCGCCAAGCTGCTCCTAGTCGTAAACTGTAACGAGGACCTTCGGGCCCGCCTGCTGCCAGGTGCTGTGGTGGAGGTCTCGGGACGGTTCTATCCTCCGCAACCTCCCGCGAACCCAGGTGAGCGCGACACGAGAACCGCGCTCGCCTGCAAAGGCGTCTCGGGGACGCTGTACGTCGCCAGCTCCCGCGAAGTGTCTGTTCGGCCGGGTCGCCGTTTCGGGGCGGCCACGGTGGCAGCAGACGTGCGTCGGCGCATGATCGCGGTGACACGCGCCACTTTGCCCCAGCCGCAAGCGGAGCTTCTCTCAGCGATGCTGTTCGGGAGCGCTCCGGAGGGCATGCAGGTTGAGGCGCAGGCCACTGGTACCGCGCATCTCTTTTCCGTGTCCGGCTTGCACGTCGGGCTAGTGGCTGCGGTCCTGTGGGGCATTCTCGCAATCCTGGGCGTTCGCGGGCGCGTTGCTCTTATCTGCGCTGTAGGGGGCGGCTGGTTGTACGCGGTCGCATGCGGCATGCGCCCGTCCGCGGTGCGGGCCGCCCTGATGCTCTCGTGTGCGGGCGCCGCGGCGCTGAGGAAACGCCGCCCAAGCGCCCGTGGTGCCCTGTATCTGAGTGGCCTTGTGATGGCAGGGCGGAATCCCTTTGTGATCTTCGATCCAGGGGCCCAAATGTCTTTCGCATCGGTCCTCGGCATCCTGCAGCTTTCACCCCGGTTCAGGCGCATGTTTGCGAGACTCCCAGGCTGGCTCGCAGATACCGTTGCGGCGTCGCTTGCGGCTCAGGTCGGTGTGGCGCCGCTTGTAGCTTGGTACTTCGGCCGGGTGTCCCTCATCGGCATCATCGCAAATGTGCCGTGCGTTGCTCTTGCGGGGGTAGCGGTCGTCGCGGGTTTCGTCGCGGCCCTCGTCGGGACGGTCTGCCTTCCGGTGGCGGTCGTCCTGAACGCCGGAAACTCACTCGTTCTGCTCGCGCTGGAGCGGTTGATACAGACGCTTGGGCGCGTGCCGTTCGCGTCTTTGCCTGTGGCCCAGCCCCCTCTCTGGGCCGTGCTGTGCCTATATCTCTCGATGTTCGTGGCCGACGGCCCCAGGCGTCTGCGGCGCGCGGTCGCTTTGCGCCGGCGCCATCTTGTGGTGCTCGGGTTGGCCACCGCCGCCGTCTTGATGTGGGTCGCGGTCCTGAGGCCGGGAGCGCTCGAGATCGTGTTCCTGTCAGTCGGCCAGGGCGACTCGAGCTTCATCCGCACCCCTGCTGGTCGGACCATGCTGGTTGACGCCGGAGGCTCCCTTGCCCCAACAGGGCGTGACCCTGGCGCCGACACGGTCGTGCCGTATCTGGAACGTCGCGGCGTCAGGCGTCTAGACGTCGTTGTCGCCACGCACCCACACCAGGATCACATCGGCGGACTTTTCGAAGTGCTCAGGCGCCTTGATGTAGGTGTTTTGCTGAGACCTCGGCTCCCAGAGGGACTGAGGCCGGAGCTCGACGTGCGGTTGGCAGACGCTGCGCAGGCTAGGAGCGTCCCGGTCGTCGAAGTCGCCCAGGGAGGCCGTGTGGACCTGGGCGATGGCGTCACCATAGATATCCTCTGCCCGTCCAGACTCAGTCCGGGCACTGCGGTTCAAGACCTCAACGACCTCTCCGTCGTGATGATGATGAGGTTCGCGAACACGAGGGTTCTTCTGACGGGAGATGCCGGCCCGGAGGTCCTCTCGGCGCTCGTGGAGGCCTCCTGGGACCTTGACGCTGACATCCTCAAGGTCCCGCACCATGGGGCGTCGGCCGCGTGCCCCCCGCTGTTCCTCCGGGCCGTATCCCCGTCTTGGGCCGTCATATCGGTTGGTCCCAACGACTTCGGACACCCCGCGCGCGACACCCTGCAGTTGCTGTCCGGGGGTGCTGTCACCACGCTGAGGACAGACATAAACGGCGCGGTGACCGCGCGCGTGTGTGGCAGAAGGCTGAGGGTCATTCCCATGCGACGATGA
- a CDS encoding nicotinate-nucleotide adenylyltransferase encodes MGGTFDPIHYGHLVTAEVARAKFGLDVVVFVPSGEPPHKRGVRISPGRDRYMMTVLATATNPYFEVSRVELDRPGPSYTVDTVREFRAKHGPDTDLYFITGADAALEIFTWKDAHDLLKMCAFIAATRPGYCTSRLEAELERARAISDHGVFVLEVPALAISSSDIRARVRNGDPIRYLLPESVENYIRKAGLYL; translated from the coding sequence ATGGGCGGCACGTTTGATCCGATACACTACGGTCACCTTGTGACAGCCGAAGTTGCAAGGGCCAAGTTTGGCCTTGACGTGGTGGTGTTCGTGCCGTCGGGTGAACCGCCTCACAAGCGCGGGGTCCGGATATCCCCAGGCAGGGACCGCTACATGATGACCGTCCTCGCGACCGCGACGAACCCTTACTTTGAGGTGTCAAGGGTCGAGCTGGATCGCCCGGGGCCCTCATATACGGTGGACACTGTCAGGGAGTTCCGCGCGAAGCACGGGCCGGATACGGATCTCTATTTCATCACTGGCGCCGATGCCGCGCTCGAGATATTCACATGGAAGGACGCCCACGACCTGCTCAAGATGTGTGCGTTCATAGCGGCGACGAGGCCGGGCTATTGTACGAGCCGCCTTGAGGCGGAGCTCGAGCGTGCCCGGGCTATTTCCGATCACGGGGTGTTCGTGCTCGAGGTGCCCGCGCTTGCCATATCGTCCTCGGATATAAGGGCACGCGTAAGGAATGGAGACCCCATCCGCTATCTTCTGCCTGAAAGCGTGGAAAACTACATCAGGAAGGCCGGGCTGTATCTCTGA
- a CDS encoding ComEA family DNA-binding protein has translation MFDLSRRQRFVLCVVAFALCAGAVVLVTRRLSENDVVVIPGAVTEPRATSSVEAAERGEATGDCSQEHEVTVHVCGGVVKPGVYTLPRGSRVADAVKAAGGLAPDARAELVNMAMVLSDSSQVYVPVKPREQPGVSTSPTEGPAQTHADPASAPGGGRGRVNINTAGLTELDALPGIGPVLAQKIVDYRNALGRFERPEQLLDVPGIGAKKYEALKDFVTVY, from the coding sequence GTGTTCGACTTATCAAGGCGGCAGAGGTTTGTGTTGTGCGTGGTGGCCTTCGCGCTTTGCGCAGGCGCAGTCGTGCTCGTCACTAGGCGCCTTTCTGAAAACGATGTCGTGGTGATTCCGGGCGCGGTGACAGAACCCCGCGCGACCAGCAGCGTGGAGGCAGCAGAGAGAGGTGAGGCCACAGGCGATTGCTCTCAGGAACATGAGGTGACCGTACACGTATGCGGAGGGGTCGTGAAGCCTGGTGTCTATACGCTTCCCCGCGGGTCTCGCGTGGCCGACGCCGTGAAGGCAGCGGGAGGGCTTGCTCCTGATGCGCGGGCCGAGCTAGTGAACATGGCTATGGTGTTGTCCGACTCCTCACAGGTGTACGTTCCAGTAAAACCCCGCGAGCAGCCCGGCGTGAGCACGAGCCCGACCGAAGGTCCTGCCCAGACGCACGCCGACCCCGCGAGTGCGCCAGGGGGCGGTCGCGGCCGCGTCAACATCAACACGGCCGGTCTCACCGAGCTGGATGCGCTTCCCGGCATAGGCCCGGTCCTTGCCCAGAAGATAGTTGATTACCGCAACGCCCTGGGAAGGTTTGAACGCCCGGAGCAACTCTTGGACGTGCCAGGGATCGGTGCGAAGAAGTACGAGGCTTTGAAGGACTTCGTCACCGTGTACTGA
- a CDS encoding Rne/Rng family ribonuclease, translating to MVKQIVVNVRPGETRAAVIENGHLVEIQIERQAHQRYVGNIYKGRVENVLPGMQAAFVDVGLERNAFLYVEDALKAREGQFDDLDVEDIKALSIKDVLKEGQEIIVQITKEPIGTKGARVVTQVTLPGRNVVLMPTVDYVGVSRRISNDEERARLKKLATKAKPRGCGVIVRTAAEGKDEKEITQEIGFLVKLWRRIKMKARRTRAPALLHRDYDLIYRIMRDLFSEDVDEFIVDDAHEFEKARDLLNIMSPQLKGKLKYYAEEEPIFDYYGIEEEIEKALRRRVWLSCGGYLVFDHTEALTSIDVNTGRFIGTTNLQDTVLKTNLEAASEIAHQLRLRNIGGIIVIDFIDMDSEDARQQVIRRLEEELRKDKTRATVLGFTHLGLLEMTRKKTRPGLEDVLSRPCPYCDGRGRVLSEETLALRAEKEIRRMAARQAEEAMLVSLHPSVAALLIGQGGANLSRIEQETGKVIYVKGNPALHIEDMDVVITGTREEVEKRALPVSVGDVLEVEVQEPHASNPSNGITRIDGYIVDIDGGGKLVGKRIKVEIAKVFRTYARAKPRDLAGGGPGASAGLGEASAQAGSANRGA from the coding sequence ATGGTAAAGCAAATAGTGGTGAATGTGCGGCCGGGCGAGACTCGAGCCGCTGTCATAGAGAACGGGCACCTGGTCGAGATCCAGATCGAACGCCAGGCGCATCAGAGGTATGTCGGAAACATATATAAAGGCCGCGTGGAAAACGTGCTGCCGGGCATGCAAGCGGCCTTTGTCGACGTTGGGCTCGAACGCAACGCCTTCCTCTATGTGGAAGACGCGCTCAAGGCGAGAGAAGGCCAGTTCGATGACTTGGACGTAGAGGACATCAAGGCCCTTTCGATAAAGGACGTTCTTAAGGAAGGACAGGAGATAATCGTTCAGATCACGAAGGAGCCCATCGGCACGAAGGGCGCGCGGGTCGTCACCCAAGTCACCCTGCCCGGACGCAATGTCGTCTTGATGCCGACCGTAGACTACGTGGGCGTGAGCAGGAGGATATCCAATGATGAGGAGCGCGCCAGACTGAAGAAGCTTGCTACGAAGGCCAAACCCCGGGGCTGCGGTGTCATCGTGCGCACAGCTGCGGAGGGAAAGGACGAGAAGGAGATCACGCAGGAGATCGGGTTCCTTGTGAAGCTGTGGCGGCGCATCAAGATGAAGGCCCGCCGCACTCGGGCTCCCGCTCTCTTGCACCGCGATTACGATCTCATCTACCGCATAATGAGAGACCTCTTCTCAGAGGACGTGGACGAGTTCATCGTGGACGACGCCCACGAGTTTGAGAAGGCCAGGGACCTCTTGAATATCATGTCTCCTCAGCTCAAAGGGAAGTTGAAGTATTACGCCGAGGAGGAGCCGATATTCGACTACTACGGGATCGAGGAGGAGATCGAGAAGGCCCTTAGGCGGAGGGTATGGCTCTCGTGCGGCGGTTACCTGGTTTTCGACCACACCGAGGCCCTCACAAGCATCGACGTCAATACGGGCAGGTTCATAGGCACCACCAACCTGCAGGACACAGTGCTGAAGACAAACCTTGAGGCCGCAAGCGAGATCGCTCACCAACTGAGGCTGCGGAACATCGGAGGTATCATCGTAATCGACTTCATCGACATGGACTCCGAGGACGCACGGCAACAAGTGATAAGGAGGCTCGAGGAAGAGCTCCGGAAGGACAAGACCCGCGCCACAGTGCTGGGCTTCACGCACTTGGGACTCCTCGAGATGACGCGGAAGAAGACCCGTCCGGGGCTCGAGGACGTGCTGTCGCGCCCATGCCCGTACTGCGACGGGCGTGGCCGTGTGCTATCTGAGGAGACGCTCGCGCTACGAGCGGAGAAGGAGATAAGACGGATGGCAGCGAGACAGGCCGAGGAAGCGATGCTCGTGTCGCTGCATCCAAGCGTTGCGGCGCTCTTGATAGGCCAGGGGGGCGCGAATCTCTCCAGGATAGAGCAGGAAACAGGCAAGGTCATTTACGTCAAAGGGAATCCCGCGCTTCACATCGAGGATATGGACGTAGTGATCACCGGGACCCGCGAGGAGGTCGAGAAGCGCGCACTTCCAGTGAGCGTTGGGGACGTGCTCGAGGTGGAGGTCCAGGAGCCGCATGCCTCGAACCCCAGTAACGGCATAACACGCATCGACGGATACATCGTGGACATCGATGGTGGCGGAAAGCTTGTCGGCAAGAGGATCAAGGTTGAGATAGCCAAGGTGTTTCGAACCTATGCGCGCGCGAAGCCCCGGGATCTCGCGGGTGGAGGCCCCGGTGCGAGCGCTGGCCTTGGGGAGGCGAGTGCGCAAGCCGGCTCCGCGAACCGTGGCGCATGA
- the obgE gene encoding GTPase ObgE encodes MFVDIARIYVKAGDGGRGAVSFRREKYVPAGGPDGGDGGDGGDVIVQADGSMNTLMDLRHKTHYRAENGHPGAGANKHGRNGANEIIKVPPGTVVRDAATGEVLADLVSAGQVAVVAKGGRGGRGNARFATPRRQTPRYAQPGTPGEERWLELELKLLADVGLVGLPNVGKSTLISRISAARPNIADYPFTTLVPNLGVVDVGDGRSFVVADVPGLIEGAHAGAGLGHEFLRHVERTRVLVHVLDLAAPDRDPVGDFEIVQNELRLYSPDLAARPMVVAANKIDVPEARGRLGRVLETLGSRGIRVYAISAVTGEGVRELVSALADFACSGKGGGEEGES; translated from the coding sequence ATGTTCGTGGACATCGCAAGGATCTACGTCAAGGCCGGCGACGGCGGAAGGGGTGCGGTGAGCTTCCGCCGCGAGAAGTACGTTCCTGCAGGCGGCCCCGACGGCGGTGACGGAGGCGATGGCGGAGACGTCATTGTCCAGGCGGACGGCTCGATGAACACCCTCATGGACCTCCGTCACAAGACGCACTATCGGGCCGAAAACGGGCACCCAGGCGCGGGTGCCAACAAACATGGCAGGAACGGGGCCAACGAGATCATCAAGGTGCCACCGGGGACGGTGGTGCGAGACGCCGCGACAGGGGAGGTCCTCGCGGATCTCGTATCCGCCGGGCAGGTCGCCGTTGTCGCGAAAGGCGGCAGAGGCGGCCGAGGAAACGCGAGGTTCGCCACACCGCGTCGGCAGACGCCGCGTTACGCGCAACCAGGGACGCCAGGCGAGGAGAGGTGGCTCGAGCTGGAACTCAAGCTCCTCGCGGATGTGGGACTCGTGGGGCTGCCGAACGTGGGCAAGTCCACTCTGATATCAAGGATATCGGCGGCAAGGCCGAACATTGCAGATTACCCTTTCACCACGCTCGTTCCGAACTTGGGCGTGGTGGACGTGGGGGATGGCAGGAGTTTCGTCGTGGCGGACGTTCCCGGGCTCATTGAGGGTGCGCACGCTGGGGCGGGCCTGGGCCATGAGTTCCTAAGGCATGTGGAACGCACGCGCGTTCTCGTCCATGTTCTCGACCTCGCAGCGCCGGACCGGGACCCAGTCGGCGACTTCGAGATCGTGCAAAATGAGCTCCGGCTGTACAGTCCGGACCTTGCGGCGCGTCCGATGGTTGTCGCGGCGAACAAGATAGACGTGCCTGAGGCAAGAGGTCGGCTGGGGAGGGTCCTCGAGACGTTGGGGTCCCGCGGAATCCGCGTATACGCGATTTCTGCGGTAACCGGGGAGGGCGTGCGTGAACTCGTGTCCGCCCTGGCTGATTTCGCCTGTTCTGGCAAGGGGGGCGGAGAGGAGGGCGAGTCGTGA
- the rpmA gene encoding 50S ribosomal protein L27 has protein sequence MAHKKGVGSSRNGRDSRSKRLGVKEHAGELVPAGSILVRQRGTRIRPGANVGVGGDDTLYAKVSGRVSYERCGKDAKRVSVYPVEAAGS, from the coding sequence ATGGCTCACAAGAAAGGCGTAGGCAGCTCGAGAAACGGGCGCGATTCGAGGTCGAAAAGGCTGGGCGTGAAGGAGCATGCGGGCGAGCTCGTTCCCGCGGGCAGCATCCTCGTCCGGCAGCGAGGCACCAGGATTCGACCGGGTGCGAACGTGGGAGTGGGCGGTGACGACACCCTCTACGCCAAGGTTAGCGGGCGCGTGTCGTACGAGCGTTGTGGAAAGGACGCCAAGCGCGTTAGCGTGTACCCCGTAGAGGCCGCTGGTTCATAG
- the rsfS gene encoding ribosome silencing factor translates to MARAAAEGKKAQDVLVLDVRELTIIADYFVIASGTSRTQVKAIADAVLNELKEQGILPRHREGSVEGGWIILDYADTVVHVFHAREREYYDLERLYRGARIVEGRAGQGLDGVCAERREARRS, encoded by the coding sequence ATGGCCCGTGCGGCTGCAGAGGGCAAGAAAGCCCAGGACGTGTTGGTCCTGGACGTCCGGGAACTGACTATAATAGCAGATTACTTCGTGATAGCGAGCGGGACGTCCCGCACGCAGGTGAAGGCTATTGCTGATGCGGTGTTGAACGAGCTTAAGGAGCAGGGTATCCTGCCGAGGCATAGGGAAGGGTCCGTCGAGGGTGGCTGGATAATCCTCGACTATGCTGACACGGTGGTCCATGTGTTTCATGCCCGGGAGAGAGAGTATTACGATCTGGAGCGCCTGTACAGGGGCGCGCGGATTGTTGAAGGCCGGGCAGGGCAAGGTCTTGATGGCGTGTGCGCCGAGCGGCGCGAGGCTCGGCGGTCTTGA